One window of Dehalobacterium formicoaceticum genomic DNA carries:
- the recR gene encoding recombination mediator RecR — MFNYYPAPVARLIDELMKLPGVGPKSAQRLAFHLLNAPDRDALGLSQSIIDARQKIKQCSICANLTDQEPCAFCQDQNRDDKVLCIVEQPRDVIAMEKTREFRGRYHVLHGAISPIEGIGPEQLTVTQLLSRLRESPVAEVVVATNLNVEGEATALYLSRLLKPLGVKVTRIAHGLPVGGDLEYADEVTLAKAFEGRKEI; from the coding sequence ATGTTTAATTACTACCCGGCACCGGTGGCCAGATTAATTGATGAGCTGATGAAACTTCCTGGTGTTGGTCCGAAATCCGCCCAAAGGTTGGCCTTTCATTTATTAAATGCCCCGGATCGGGATGCTTTGGGTTTATCCCAATCCATCATTGATGCTCGTCAAAAGATTAAACAATGTTCCATCTGCGCCAATCTGACAGATCAGGAACCTTGCGCTTTTTGTCAGGATCAGAATCGAGATGACAAGGTGCTGTGTATTGTGGAACAGCCTCGGGATGTTATTGCTATGGAAAAGACCAGAGAATTTAGGGGTAGATATCATGTTCTTCATGGGGCAATATCCCCTATTGAGGGGATTGGTCCGGAGCAATTAACGGTGACGCAGTTATTGTCTCGTTTGAGGGAATCACCGGTGGCAGAGGTGGTCGTGGCTACTAACCTCAATGTGGAAGGAGAGGCGACAGCGCTTTATTTATCCCGACTTTTAAAGCCATTAGGGGTTAAGGTAACACGAATCGCTCATGGCCTGCCTGTAGGTGGGGATTTGGAATATGCAGATGAAGTAACCTTAGCTAAGGCCTTCGAAGGAAGAAAAGAAATTTAA
- a CDS encoding DUF2508 family protein — protein sequence MEKKIFHFIKSLRFHMMILFERLRNLFLKPGPGDPARQYVLLVNKVRQEWQWAEKTYHEVTETDLVDQVIYWQSAAERKYIHLLKKPVKKA from the coding sequence ATGGAGAAAAAAATCTTTCATTTCATAAAATCTTTGAGATTTCATATGATGATTTTATTTGAACGGTTAAGGAATTTATTTTTGAAACCGGGGCCGGGGGATCCTGCACGGCAGTATGTCCTTCTGGTCAATAAGGTGCGTCAGGAATGGCAATGGGCAGAGAAGACCTACCATGAAGTAACGGAAACGGATTTAGTGGACCAAGTGATTTATTGGCAGAGCGCCGCGGAAAGAAAGTATATTCATCTATTAAAAAAGCCCGTCAAGAAGGCATAA
- a CDS encoding YbaB/EbfC family nucleoid-associated protein, whose protein sequence is MGMGNMQKMMKQVQKMQADMARMQEELASKEIEASAGGGMVTVVANGKQELMSIRIKPEAVDPEDVEMLEDLMLAAVNEALRKSQEMVSEEMNKITGGMKIPGLF, encoded by the coding sequence ATGGGTATGGGAAATATGCAAAAAATGATGAAACAGGTTCAGAAGATGCAAGCCGATATGGCGCGCATGCAAGAAGAGTTGGCTTCGAAGGAAATTGAAGCCAGTGCCGGCGGCGGGATGGTCACAGTGGTGGCAAATGGAAAACAAGAGCTTATGTCTATTCGGATTAAGCCGGAAGCGGTAGATCCGGAAGATGTAGAGATGCTGGAGGATTTGATGCTCGCTGCAGTTAATGAAGCCTTGCGAAAATCTCAGGAGATGGTTTCGGAAGAAATGAATAAGATTACCGGAGGGATGAAGATTCCCGGTTTGTTTTAA
- a CDS encoding MFS transporter, translated as METATSQSDGRMVIARMERLPVSKFHKKMLVINGIAWAFDSFDIALVTFVVAALKGYWNLTPAESGVLLSVGLLGMFFGSLVAGYAADKWGRKFVFQWTMLIFSLASLACAFAPSFALLLVFRFLVGIGLGGESPVVPALLGEFAPSLHRGKIQGLVNVFWGAGWATAAALSFFVIPSLGWRAAFVFGALPAFFIFVVRRHLPESPRWLITKGRVQEADDIVTKLEAEIIKEHGKELPAVDPEVVNNVVVKAATEKVKISTLFTGKYRKNTIVLWCTWFLIMFAYYGLFSWLPTVFVEAGHTMQKSFLYVLIMQIAYMPNEVIASFMMDKVGRKKTIIPNLFVAALCALAYGYALSHNASMSIILVIGIVTSLAVSASICVMYTYTPELYPTDVRITAAGASTAVSRIGSMLGPMIIGFFLASIGFMGVFTILASAFILSALIFIFFAVETKGKVLEN; from the coding sequence TTGGAAACAGCAACTTCTCAGTCAGATGGGAGAATGGTTATTGCCAGAATGGAACGACTGCCTGTCAGTAAGTTTCATAAAAAAATGCTCGTCATTAACGGTATTGCCTGGGCTTTTGATTCCTTTGATATTGCATTGGTAACTTTTGTTGTTGCCGCCCTGAAAGGCTATTGGAACCTAACCCCGGCGGAAAGTGGGGTTTTGCTAAGTGTAGGATTGTTGGGGATGTTTTTCGGCTCGTTAGTTGCCGGTTATGCGGCAGATAAGTGGGGACGAAAATTCGTCTTTCAATGGACGATGCTGATCTTTTCTCTGGCATCACTAGCTTGCGCCTTCGCTCCTTCCTTTGCACTTTTACTGGTTTTCCGTTTTCTGGTGGGTATTGGCTTAGGCGGGGAATCTCCGGTCGTGCCTGCTCTTCTTGGGGAGTTTGCCCCTTCGCTTCATAGAGGAAAAATTCAGGGCCTGGTCAATGTTTTCTGGGGCGCGGGCTGGGCAACAGCTGCAGCTTTGTCCTTCTTTGTTATCCCCAGCCTGGGATGGCGGGCGGCCTTTGTATTCGGTGCTTTACCTGCTTTCTTTATCTTTGTTGTACGCAGACACTTGCCGGAATCACCCCGTTGGTTAATTACCAAGGGACGTGTGCAAGAAGCGGATGACATTGTGACGAAATTAGAAGCAGAGATTATTAAAGAACACGGCAAAGAATTGCCCGCTGTTGACCCGGAAGTTGTCAATAACGTTGTGGTGAAAGCGGCAACTGAGAAGGTTAAAATCAGCACCTTATTTACAGGGAAATATAGGAAAAACACGATCGTGTTATGGTGCACCTGGTTCCTGATTATGTTTGCTTATTACGGACTGTTTTCGTGGCTGCCCACTGTTTTTGTTGAGGCGGGACACACGATGCAAAAATCATTTCTCTATGTGTTGATTATGCAAATCGCTTATATGCCTAATGAAGTTATCGCCTCTTTCATGATGGACAAGGTAGGCCGCAAGAAGACCATTATTCCAAACCTGTTTGTTGCTGCCTTATGTGCTTTGGCTTACGGCTATGCCTTATCCCATAATGCATCCATGAGTATTATCCTTGTGATTGGGATTGTGACCTCATTGGCTGTTTCCGCATCAATTTGTGTCATGTATACCTATACTCCGGAATTGTATCCTACCGATGTTAGAATTACGGCGGCGGGAGCTTCCACAGCGGTGTCCCGGATTGGTTCTATGCTTGGCCCTATGATTATTGGTTTTTTCCTGGCCAGTATCGGCTTTATGGGCGTTTTCACCATTCTTGCCAGCGCCTTTATTTTATCCGCACTGATCTTCATCTTCTTCGCTGTAGAAACAAAAGGGAAGGTGCTGGAGAATTAA
- the nifJ gene encoding pyruvate:ferredoxin (flavodoxin) oxidoreductase, which translates to MTKHMKTMDGNKAAAYVSYAFTEVAAIYPITPSSTMAEYADEWSALKQKNIFGQVVDVVEMQSEAGAAGAVHGSLSAGALTTTYTASQGLLLMIPNMYKIAGEFLPGVMHVSARSLATHALNIFGDHSDVMACNQTGWAMLASNSVQEVIDLGGIAHLAAIKSRVPFLHFFDGFRTSHEQQKVEVIEYEDFAKLVDQDSIKAFKDQALNPEHPVIRGTNQNPDIFFQCREASNTHYENVPDTVAAYMKEISKLTGREYKPFVYYGAPDAEHIIVAMGSACDTIETVVDYLVAQGEKVGLIKVHLYRPFSAKYFFDVLPETVKKIAVLDRVKTIGAPGEPLYMDVLSMFYGKVNAPLIVGGRYGLGSKDTVPADIIAVFDNLKEQEPKHNFTLSIIDDVTNTSLISSQNIDMTPEGTIQCKFWGLGSDGTVGANKQAVEIIGDKTDLYAQAYFSYDSKKSGGITISHLRFGKKPIKAPYLITNSDFVSCSNPAYVHKYDLLSGLKEGGTFLLNCVWRQEELEEKLPASLKKDLAEKKINFYTVDAVDIAQELGLGNRTNMIMQSAFFKLAQVIPMDKAVEYLKESVEHAYGKKGQKIVDMNNAAIDQGIAALVKVEVPASWKDAVDEAAAAQDVPAFVTDILEPMNRNEGDKLPVSVFMKHGCESGTYPTQTSRYEKRGVASFVPQWHQENCIQCNRCSFVCPHASIRPVLLNEEELAQAPEGFNTLAALGKELKGLAYRIQVSPMDCQGCGSCAAVCPAKVKALTMESIESQAEDQVPNWNYSTTVSIKDDLMNKYSIKGSQFAQPLVEFTGACAGCGETPYLKLITQLFGDRMMIANATGCSSIWGGAAPSMPFCVNKEGKGPSWSNSLFEDNAEFGFGMFLGARQIRNKVTDLINEAITLEISPELKDAFSQWLAGKDQAEASKEAAAKIIPLLEGQDHPVLKQIRERADFLVKKSQWAFGGDGWAYDIGFGGVDHVLASGEDVNIFVYDTEVYSNTGGQSSKSTPAAAIAKFAASGKKTKKKDLGMMAMSYGYVYVAQIAMGADYNQAIKAIQEAENYPGPSLIIAYSPCINHGIKGGMSHAMEEMKKAVECGYWHLYRYNPLLKQEGKNPFSLDSKEPTGSFKDFIMSEVRYSALAKLYPEIAEEMFKKTSDDAEERYQSYLRLANLK; encoded by the coding sequence ATGACAAAACATATGAAAACGATGGATGGAAACAAAGCAGCAGCCTATGTATCTTATGCTTTTACAGAAGTCGCTGCCATCTATCCCATTACGCCGTCATCGACCATGGCGGAGTATGCAGATGAATGGAGTGCCCTTAAGCAAAAGAATATTTTTGGACAAGTAGTAGATGTGGTTGAAATGCAATCTGAGGCCGGAGCAGCGGGAGCTGTACACGGATCTTTATCCGCAGGGGCTCTCACCACCACCTATACTGCTTCCCAGGGTTTGTTGCTGATGATTCCTAACATGTATAAAATTGCCGGGGAGTTTTTACCCGGGGTGATGCATGTGAGTGCCCGATCACTGGCTACCCATGCCTTGAATATATTCGGAGATCATTCTGATGTGATGGCCTGCAACCAGACGGGCTGGGCGATGCTCGCCTCCAACAGCGTACAGGAAGTTATTGATTTGGGAGGAATTGCCCATTTGGCAGCTATTAAATCCCGCGTTCCTTTTCTGCACTTTTTTGATGGCTTCCGCACCTCCCATGAGCAGCAAAAGGTTGAAGTTATTGAATATGAAGACTTTGCCAAGCTGGTAGATCAGGACAGCATTAAAGCTTTTAAAGATCAGGCTTTAAATCCGGAACACCCTGTGATCAGGGGTACAAACCAAAACCCGGACATCTTTTTCCAATGCCGGGAAGCCAGCAATACTCATTATGAAAATGTACCTGATACAGTAGCTGCCTATATGAAAGAGATCAGCAAACTTACCGGCAGAGAATACAAGCCTTTTGTTTACTATGGCGCACCGGATGCGGAGCATATTATTGTTGCCATGGGCTCTGCGTGTGACACCATTGAAACGGTGGTGGACTACCTGGTAGCTCAGGGAGAAAAGGTTGGTTTAATAAAAGTTCATCTTTATCGACCTTTCTCCGCCAAATATTTCTTTGATGTTTTACCGGAGACGGTCAAGAAAATTGCTGTTTTAGACCGGGTAAAAACCATCGGAGCACCTGGTGAGCCACTTTATATGGATGTTTTAAGCATGTTTTACGGAAAAGTTAATGCTCCTCTGATTGTGGGGGGACGGTATGGGTTAGGCTCCAAAGACACGGTGCCGGCAGATATTATCGCAGTTTTCGATAATCTTAAGGAACAAGAGCCCAAACACAATTTCACACTAAGTATTATTGATGATGTAACCAATACTTCTTTGATCAGCAGTCAGAATATTGACATGACCCCGGAGGGTACCATCCAATGTAAATTCTGGGGATTAGGATCGGATGGGACCGTAGGAGCTAATAAACAAGCGGTGGAAATTATCGGAGACAAAACAGATTTGTATGCTCAGGCTTATTTCTCCTATGATTCCAAAAAATCCGGCGGGATTACCATTTCCCACCTGCGTTTTGGGAAAAAACCTATTAAAGCACCTTATCTTATAACCAATTCGGATTTTGTTTCCTGCAGCAATCCGGCTTATGTTCATAAATATGATCTTTTATCCGGATTAAAAGAAGGAGGAACCTTCCTCTTAAATTGCGTGTGGCGGCAGGAAGAATTGGAAGAAAAACTTCCGGCGTCTTTAAAGAAAGATCTTGCCGAAAAGAAAATCAACTTCTATACGGTGGATGCAGTGGACATTGCTCAGGAATTAGGCCTGGGAAATCGCACCAATATGATTATGCAGTCGGCCTTCTTTAAGCTGGCTCAAGTGATTCCCATGGACAAAGCAGTGGAATATTTGAAAGAATCTGTGGAACATGCCTATGGTAAGAAGGGGCAAAAAATAGTAGACATGAATAATGCCGCTATCGATCAAGGGATTGCTGCATTGGTTAAAGTGGAGGTCCCCGCTTCGTGGAAGGATGCGGTGGATGAAGCAGCGGCAGCCCAGGATGTACCTGCCTTTGTTACCGATATCTTAGAACCCATGAATCGCAATGAAGGGGACAAATTGCCCGTCAGCGTGTTTATGAAACATGGCTGCGAAAGCGGCACCTATCCCACCCAAACTAGCAGATATGAAAAACGGGGCGTGGCTTCCTTTGTTCCCCAATGGCATCAGGAAAATTGTATTCAGTGTAACCGCTGCTCTTTTGTCTGCCCTCATGCCTCCATCCGTCCGGTGCTGTTAAACGAAGAAGAATTAGCGCAAGCTCCCGAAGGCTTTAACACCTTAGCTGCCTTGGGCAAGGAATTAAAAGGTCTTGCTTATCGGATCCAGGTCAGCCCTATGGATTGTCAGGGTTGCGGCAGCTGTGCAGCAGTTTGCCCGGCCAAGGTCAAGGCATTAACCATGGAATCTATTGAATCTCAAGCGGAAGATCAAGTGCCCAATTGGAACTATAGCACCACTGTGAGCATTAAAGATGATCTCATGAATAAGTATTCCATCAAAGGCAGTCAGTTTGCTCAGCCATTAGTGGAATTTACCGGGGCCTGTGCCGGATGCGGCGAAACCCCTTATCTCAAGCTGATCACCCAGCTCTTTGGAGATCGCATGATGATTGCCAATGCCACCGGTTGTTCCTCCATTTGGGGGGGAGCGGCGCCTTCCATGCCTTTCTGTGTCAATAAAGAAGGAAAAGGACCCAGCTGGTCTAACTCCCTTTTTGAGGACAATGCGGAATTTGGTTTTGGTATGTTCTTGGGTGCTCGGCAAATCAGAAATAAGGTTACGGATTTAATAAATGAAGCCATCACCTTAGAAATATCTCCTGAATTGAAGGACGCCTTTAGTCAATGGCTGGCTGGGAAAGACCAGGCCGAAGCGTCAAAAGAAGCAGCGGCCAAGATTATTCCTTTATTAGAAGGTCAGGATCATCCTGTTTTGAAACAAATCAGGGAAAGAGCCGACTTCCTAGTGAAAAAATCCCAATGGGCGTTCGGTGGGGATGGCTGGGCCTACGATATCGGCTTTGGCGGTGTGGATCATGTCCTGGCTTCCGGTGAAGATGTAAATATCTTTGTTTACGATACAGAAGTTTATTCCAATACAGGGGGACAATCCTCCAAGTCCACCCCAGCGGCAGCCATTGCCAAATTTGCTGCCTCCGGAAAAAAGACTAAGAAAAAAGATCTGGGTATGATGGCCATGTCCTATGGTTATGTTTATGTAGCACAGATTGCTATGGGTGCCGATTATAATCAAGCTATTAAAGCAATTCAAGAAGCGGAAAACTATCCCGGACCTTCCCTGATCATCGCCTATAGTCCTTGCATCAACCATGGTATTAAGGGCGGCATGTCCCATGCTATGGAAGAAATGAAAAAGGCGGTTGAGTGTGGATACTGGCATCTGTATCGCTACAACCCCCTCTTGAAGCAAGAAGGAAAGAACCCCTTCTCCCTTGATTCCAAGGAACCTACGGGAAGCTTTAAAGACTTCATCATGAGTGAAGTGCGTTATTCCGCTTTGGCCAAACTCTATCCTGAAATAGCGGAAGAGATGTTTAAAAAGACATCAGATGATGCAGAAGAAAGATATCAGTCTTATCTGCGTTTGGCAAATCTTAAGTAA
- a CDS encoding pro-sigmaK processing inhibitor BofA family protein, producing the protein MNGETWQIILIGIIALLLLLPALKFLLTPVRLIFKILVNGLMGFLILWLINIFAEPWGFFLPINTVTVLVAGFLGIPGIILLSLLKFFLIY; encoded by the coding sequence ATGAATGGGGAGACCTGGCAAATCATTTTGATTGGTATCATTGCCTTACTTTTATTGCTTCCGGCCTTGAAGTTCTTATTGACACCGGTACGATTGATCTTCAAAATATTAGTGAATGGGTTAATGGGTTTTTTGATCTTGTGGTTGATCAATATCTTTGCCGAACCTTGGGGGTTTTTTCTGCCCATTAATACTGTGACGGTATTGGTAGCTGGTTTTTTGGGGATTCCAGGAATTATTTTATTGTCATTGCTTAAATTTTTTTTGATTTACTAA
- a CDS encoding molybdopterin-dependent oxidoreductase codes for MFKLLKGERCMVQFWVNEQEINIQDDEKRTYLLDYLRDVLKLTGTKRGCEEAVCGACTVLIDNEAKRSCRAKLSDLQGKHIVTVEGLVKDGEMDPVQKAFVECSAVQCGFCTPGMIMTAKALLLKNPDPSEEEIKKALKLNLCRCGTYPRVIKAIQRAAVVVRGETPEPYVAEDAAENNVIGKSVRRIDVEDKVTGKTVFYGDYYFDNMLYGKMVLSQYPHAKILSIDTTAAEQIPGVQLVLTAKDIPGNNIHGVLAKDQPVLAVDKVRYIGEPIVVVFAEDEETAQKGADAVQITYKELPGIFTIEEALAPDAPLIPNPELGPFWNAYAGEKGNICKEVHMYRGNIEEAFAQADVVVEEEFVVPPEEHAWMETDGAVSRMGENGKVLIYAPNQSPFADRDQLAPILNMDVDKIEVVHMPAGGAFGGKTELTTHAYVAIASLKTGRPAKMVLTRKETLRFHPKRHSYKMKYRVAANKDGKIQGMDIQILADGGAYISWSPRVVEQSVSFSTGPYYIPNLNVQATCVYTNNLIAGAMRGFGAGQSHFAAESTLDILSRKLNMDPITLREINALEVGVPAATGQIFTTGVGYKDTIQAIKKVVEEELLPLKQKGDHIGIGVASAWRSVAGGLGPDELAGAALDLLEGGKFILRVACTEMGQGSHTSLCQMVSEILDIDITDIEVDAGNTGTVPYGGGVMASRGVYLWGHPTIEASKKMRKLILEKGAAILGVDEDRLSLRNGFIVDKETGNQRLSFGELAAQSTEPLKIWVDFMMPKSCPVSENTNEDHAIDPKDYNVHHTVAYNTTAVAVAVDPETGNVTVLNCTMALDGGQIINPEAARTQIEGAIIMGMGYGMTNDFEIEKGINKTDTLGKCKVPRINDMPDSMKIIFVGDQDLTGPFGSKGVAEIGVLSVAPAITNAIYDAVGVRVNKLPVKKYLGGLLKK; via the coding sequence TTGTTTAAACTTTTAAAGGGGGAAAGATGTATGGTGCAGTTTTGGGTGAATGAACAGGAAATAAATATTCAGGATGATGAAAAACGCACGTATCTTTTGGATTATTTAAGAGATGTACTAAAGCTAACAGGAACAAAAAGAGGCTGTGAAGAGGCTGTTTGCGGAGCATGTACAGTCCTGATAGACAATGAAGCCAAAAGGTCATGCCGGGCCAAACTGTCAGATCTTCAGGGAAAACACATTGTGACCGTTGAAGGCTTAGTAAAAGACGGAGAAATGGATCCTGTGCAAAAAGCTTTTGTGGAATGCAGTGCCGTGCAATGCGGGTTTTGCACCCCCGGTATGATTATGACAGCAAAAGCACTGTTATTAAAAAATCCCGATCCTTCGGAGGAAGAAATTAAGAAGGCCTTAAAGCTGAATTTGTGCAGATGCGGCACTTATCCCCGGGTGATCAAAGCCATTCAAAGAGCGGCAGTGGTAGTAAGGGGTGAGACTCCTGAACCATATGTGGCGGAAGATGCAGCAGAAAATAACGTAATCGGCAAGTCTGTGCGCCGGATTGATGTGGAAGATAAGGTCACGGGGAAAACAGTATTCTATGGGGATTATTATTTTGATAATATGTTGTACGGTAAAATGGTTTTAAGCCAATATCCCCATGCGAAGATTCTTTCGATCGATACCACCGCAGCTGAGCAAATTCCTGGTGTGCAGCTGGTCTTAACAGCCAAGGATATCCCGGGGAATAACATTCACGGCGTATTGGCCAAAGATCAACCGGTTCTGGCTGTGGACAAGGTACGTTATATTGGCGAACCCATTGTAGTGGTTTTTGCTGAGGATGAAGAAACGGCCCAAAAAGGGGCGGATGCAGTTCAGATAACTTATAAAGAATTGCCCGGCATTTTTACCATTGAAGAAGCCTTGGCTCCTGACGCACCATTGATTCCTAATCCGGAATTGGGCCCCTTCTGGAATGCTTATGCAGGGGAGAAAGGCAATATCTGTAAAGAGGTCCATATGTATCGGGGGAATATAGAGGAAGCATTTGCCCAAGCGGATGTGGTGGTAGAAGAGGAATTTGTTGTTCCGCCGGAAGAGCATGCCTGGATGGAAACAGACGGTGCTGTATCTCGCATGGGGGAAAACGGCAAGGTCCTTATTTATGCACCTAATCAAAGTCCCTTTGCGGACAGAGATCAACTAGCCCCTATTTTAAACATGGATGTTGACAAAATTGAAGTGGTTCATATGCCGGCAGGCGGAGCCTTTGGCGGCAAAACCGAGCTTACAACTCACGCTTATGTAGCAATCGCCTCTCTAAAAACAGGCCGCCCGGCTAAGATGGTGCTCACCAGAAAAGAGACTTTGCGTTTTCATCCCAAGCGCCATAGCTACAAGATGAAGTATCGGGTTGCTGCCAACAAAGATGGTAAAATTCAAGGTATGGATATTCAGATTCTTGCCGACGGCGGCGCTTACATTTCATGGAGCCCTCGTGTGGTCGAGCAATCAGTTTCCTTTAGCACAGGCCCATATTATATTCCCAACTTGAATGTCCAAGCAACCTGTGTTTACACCAACAATTTAATTGCCGGAGCCATGAGAGGATTCGGTGCCGGACAGTCTCACTTTGCCGCAGAATCCACCCTGGATATTTTAAGCAGAAAATTGAATATGGACCCTATTACCTTGCGGGAAATCAACGCTTTGGAAGTGGGCGTACCGGCAGCTACGGGACAGATATTTACCACCGGGGTTGGTTACAAGGACACTATTCAAGCCATCAAAAAAGTGGTAGAAGAGGAATTGCTGCCTTTAAAACAAAAAGGCGATCATATTGGTATTGGTGTGGCCAGCGCTTGGCGCTCTGTGGCAGGGGGCTTAGGACCGGATGAATTAGCCGGTGCGGCATTGGATCTGTTAGAGGGCGGTAAATTTATCCTAAGGGTTGCCTGCACCGAAATGGGGCAAGGATCCCATACCTCCCTTTGCCAGATGGTTTCCGAAATTTTAGATATAGATATTACGGACATTGAAGTAGATGCCGGAAATACCGGCACAGTTCCTTACGGGGGCGGGGTAATGGCTTCCAGGGGCGTTTATTTGTGGGGACATCCTACCATTGAAGCAAGCAAAAAGATGCGCAAGCTGATCCTGGAAAAAGGCGCAGCGATATTGGGTGTAGATGAGGATCGTTTATCACTCCGAAATGGCTTTATTGTGGATAAAGAAACAGGAAATCAAAGATTAAGTTTTGGGGAATTAGCAGCCCAAAGTACCGAACCTTTGAAAATATGGGTAGATTTTATGATGCCCAAATCATGTCCCGTGTCAGAGAATACCAATGAAGACCACGCCATCGACCCCAAGGATTACAATGTGCACCATACAGTAGCGTATAATACCACAGCGGTAGCTGTAGCTGTGGATCCGGAAACGGGTAATGTAACCGTGCTGAATTGTACCATGGCTTTGGATGGGGGACAGATCATCAATCCGGAAGCAGCCCGGACTCAAATTGAGGGTGCGATCATCATGGGCATGGGTTACGGCATGACCAATGATTTTGAGATTGAAAAAGGAATCAATAAAACGGACACCCTGGGCAAATGCAAAGTGCCTCGTATTAATGATATGCCGGATAGTATGAAGATCATTTTCGTCGGCGATCAGGATCTCACCGGACCTTTCGGTTCCAAAGGGGTAGCGGAAATCGGTGTACTGTCTGTAGCTCCGGCGATTACCAATGCCATCTATGATGCTGTAGGTGTCAGAGTCAACAAACTGCCTGTAAAAAAATATTTGGGGGGGTTGCTAAAAAAATAA
- a CDS encoding sigma-54 interaction domain-containing protein — translation MEINEKTLLNTLLESLAPLAGVTGGYATLTDIDGRRIKTVNSKGEELQDMKGKIYDLAQKGGQENKPFIGPSQIEDGAEAWVIPIGSYVLCCSNVERVQREGNLRNALEKALPLIAKVVGGEAVIFDKQGKRISSYNPDGSVNRKFINKISKAALKAMQTNEPVVGDSISFEEALAVRIPITSNFGFGFNNEVATQKNKLLMDEVKKFQFARYNFSDIIGQNEAFLKVVDQAKHIASSNSTVLIYGETGTGKELFAQSIHNASERRNKPFVAINCGALPATLIESSLFGYDEGAFTGAKKGGAPGAFEQADGGTIFLDEISEMELNLQIKILRVLQEREITRIGGKKPLRINVRVISSTNKDLVKMISENKFRSDLFFRLNVLQIKVTPLRERPDDISLLARYFIRKHNNLLGKYVEGISKEALNILKEYPWPGNVRELQNCVEYALNMMGKEEHLILPQHLPPVFRPDDQSMEIINQLTDQVGTLTLGQIVMETEKIAIEKALVAAKYKKKEAAEMLGISTITLWRKMQQYNDQQ, via the coding sequence ATGGAGATAAATGAAAAGACTTTGCTCAATACTTTGCTGGAAAGCCTTGCACCACTCGCCGGCGTAACTGGGGGTTATGCAACATTAACGGATATTGATGGGCGAAGAATTAAAACCGTAAACTCTAAAGGTGAAGAATTGCAGGATATGAAAGGTAAGATTTATGATTTAGCTCAAAAAGGTGGTCAAGAAAATAAGCCATTTATCGGGCCTTCACAGATTGAAGACGGAGCGGAGGCCTGGGTGATTCCCATCGGTTCCTATGTACTCTGTTGCAGCAATGTGGAACGGGTGCAGAGGGAAGGCAATCTGCGCAACGCTTTGGAAAAGGCTTTGCCATTGATTGCTAAGGTGGTAGGTGGGGAGGCGGTTATTTTTGATAAGCAGGGTAAGCGTATCTCCAGTTATAATCCGGACGGAAGCGTGAATCGTAAATTTATTAATAAGATCAGCAAAGCCGCTTTGAAAGCGATGCAGACGAATGAACCTGTCGTTGGGGATTCTATTTCTTTTGAAGAAGCATTGGCAGTGCGCATTCCTATTACATCCAATTTTGGGTTTGGTTTTAATAATGAGGTAGCGACGCAAAAAAACAAGCTGTTAATGGATGAAGTGAAAAAGTTTCAATTTGCCCGTTATAATTTTTCCGATATTATCGGGCAAAACGAGGCATTTTTAAAAGTAGTGGATCAGGCTAAGCACATTGCTTCCAGTAACTCCACTGTCCTAATCTATGGAGAAACAGGGACGGGGAAGGAGCTATTTGCTCAATCTATTCATAATGCCAGTGAGCGCAGAAACAAACCATTTGTTGCCATCAACTGCGGTGCTTTACCCGCTACATTAATTGAGAGCAGCCTATTTGGCTATGATGAAGGTGCTTTCACCGGAGCAAAAAAAGGAGGTGCGCCCGGGGCTTTTGAGCAGGCAGATGGTGGGACAATTTTTTTAGATGAGATCAGCGAGATGGAACTAAATTTGCAGATCAAAATTCTCAGGGTTTTGCAGGAAAGAGAAATAACGCGCATCGGCGGAAAAAAACCGCTGCGTATAAATGTGCGTGTTATATCTTCGACAAACAAGGATCTGGTGAAGATGATTTCAGAAAATAAATTTCGCAGCGACTTGTTTTTCAGGTTAAACGTGCTGCAAATTAAGGTAACCCCTTTAAGGGAAAGACCAGATGATATTTCTTTATTGGCTCGTTATTTTATTCGAAAACATAATAATTTGTTAGGAAAGTATGTTGAGGGCATCAGCAAGGAAGCGCTTAACATTTTAAAGGAATATCCATGGCCGGGCAATGTCAGGGAACTGCAAAATTGTGTGGAGTATGCCCTGAATATGATGGGAAAAGAAGAGCATCTGATTTTGCCGCAACATTTGCCCCCCGTATTTCGTCCTGATGATCAGTCTATGGAAATTATTAATCAGTTGACAGATCAAGTGGGCACATTAACCTTAGGGCAAATAGTTATGGAAACAGAGAAAATTGCCATTGAAAAAGCATTGGTCGCCGCTAAATACAAAAAAAAGGAAGCTGCTGAAATGCTGGGTATCAGTACGATTACCTTATGGCGCAAGATGCAACAGTACAATGATCAACAATGA